Proteins from one Ketobacter alkanivorans genomic window:
- a CDS encoding SPOR domain-containing protein yields the protein MVFNQSADVQAFVPDQGAKEEYLQAASTEEVLLEGPHTFSADTTGRDSADIEKRKALESAVSSRLDTEGEFGFYDSLQASQWEVPVQRGIYMTAEDRKRASYRYILQAASVRDPAEAAALVAKLNRLGLAATYSASSSEYGSSAWYRVNVGPFNNVSVMNKAEDILVSMHMMPLKRRIQ from the coding sequence ATGGTTTTCAATCAGTCTGCTGATGTGCAGGCGTTTGTGCCTGATCAAGGTGCCAAAGAAGAGTACTTGCAAGCTGCATCCACCGAAGAGGTGTTGCTGGAAGGACCCCACACGTTCAGTGCCGATACTACCGGGCGTGATTCAGCGGATATTGAAAAGAGAAAGGCATTGGAGTCTGCCGTGAGCAGCCGTCTTGATACAGAGGGCGAATTTGGTTTCTACGACTCGCTGCAGGCCAGTCAATGGGAGGTTCCGGTTCAGCGCGGAATTTACATGACTGCTGAGGATCGTAAACGTGCTTCATACCGTTATATATTGCAGGCAGCATCAGTTCGGGATCCGGCCGAGGCTGCGGCGCTGGTCGCCAAGCTAAATAGGCTTGGGCTGGCAGCAACTTACTCTGCAAGCTCTTCTGAATACGGCTCGAGTGCTTGGTATCGCGTTAACGTGGGGCCGTTCAACAATGTCTCCGTTATGAATAAGGCAGAAGATATATTGGTTTCAATGCATATGATGCCTCTTAAGCGGCGGATACAGTAG